In Sneathia sanguinegens, one genomic interval encodes:
- the rpe gene encoding ribulose-phosphate 3-epimerase translates to MKSLSIAPSLLSADFSDLKNEVIAIEKAGATHLHLDVMDGDFVPNITFGAGLIAAIRKHTKLIFDIHMMVTNPERYIEDMVKAGADSITIHAEATKHLDRVVNLIKSYGVKACVALNPSTPISTVENIAYALDMILVMSVNPGFGGQKFIPQALTKIEKLRELYPNIDIEVDGGINDKTVKLVRKAGANVIVAGSYVFSGDYKQRIESLKDE, encoded by the coding sequence ATGAAAAGTCTTAGTATAGCACCATCTTTATTATCAGCAGATTTTAGTGATTTAAAAAATGAAGTAATAGCAATAGAAAAGGCAGGAGCAACACATTTACATCTTGATGTAATGGATGGTGATTTTGTTCCTAATATTACCTTTGGTGCAGGGCTTATAGCTGCAATAAGAAAACATACAAAATTAATATTTGATATACATATGATGGTAACTAATCCAGAAAGATATATAGAAGATATGGTTAAAGCAGGGGCAGATAGTATAACTATTCATGCAGAGGCTACTAAACATTTGGATAGGGTTGTTAATTTGATTAAGTCTTATGGAGTGAAAGCTTGTGTAGCTCTTAATCCATCAACACCAATATCAACAGTAGAAAATATTGCTTATGCCTTGGATATGATATTAGTTATGTCTGTTAATCCTGGATTTGGTGGTCAAAAGTTTATACCTCAAGCTTTAACTAAGATAGAAAAATTAAGAGAATTATATCCTAATATTGATATAGAAGTTGATGGTGGAATAAATGACAAAACAGTTAAATTAGTAAGAAAGGCTGGAGCTAATGTCATAGTTGCAGGTTCATATGTATTTTCAGGAGATTATAAGCAAAGAATAGAAAGTTTAAAAGATGAGTAA
- a CDS encoding MarR family winged helix-turn-helix transcriptional regulator, whose protein sequence is MSKNIEEYIKDFYNLYHKVEKANVDKGIRCLTANEVHIICLVGEKDTTVNDLADQLDITIGSLSKALSKLEMKKFIFREKLENDRRKVRVNLTTKGELAFKYYTKSDKNVLTNILEDVDKKKLKVFSEVLQKLITNLYFLKKDIEPTMLSQCKLNNKLIIYDIKATDELLNSFITQKITIGREIKLIEKNENTLTILIDKKKKVLTKEEGQYIFCIKKEKR, encoded by the coding sequence ATGAGTAAAAATATAGAAGAGTATATAAAGGATTTCTATAATCTATATCACAAAGTTGAAAAAGCTAATGTGGATAAGGGTATAAGATGTTTGACAGCTAATGAAGTTCATATTATTTGCTTAGTAGGTGAAAAGGATACAACTGTTAATGATTTGGCAGATCAATTGGATATTACAATTGGTAGTTTATCAAAAGCACTGAGTAAATTAGAAATGAAAAAATTTATTTTTCGTGAAAAACTTGAAAATGATAGAAGAAAAGTAAGGGTTAATTTGACTACCAAAGGAGAGTTAGCCTTTAAATATTACACAAAGAGTGATAAAAATGTATTGACTAATATTCTAGAAGATGTCGACAAAAAAAAATTAAAAGTATTTTCTGAAGTCTTACAAAAATTAATAACTAATCTATATTTTTTGAAAAAAGATATAGAACCTACTATGCTTAGTCAATGTAAGTTGAATAATAAGCTTATTATATATGACATTAAGGCTACGGATGAACTTTTAAATTCCTTTATAACTCAAAAAATTACAATAGGTAGAGAAATAAAGCTTATAGAAAAAAATGAAAATACTTTAACTATTTTAATAGATAAAAAGAAAAAAGTTTTGACAAAAGAAGAAGGACAATATATTTTTTGCATTAAAAAGGAAAAAAGATGA
- a CDS encoding NFACT family protein translates to MIYLDTVGIKFLANELNENLKGNRINKINAYDKNSFSIFCGKKNIYFDNSLTAIVFLSSNKLRNTEYTSSFILKLKKYLIGGYIREVYAKKDDRIICFKLEKMDIVGKLEKYELIYELLGKEVNVLLVDKNRMILANMYVHLKTKRKNIANSNYIFPEPVNKYGKYMAKLPNEQLEKFEKTYEALIFSNGLLTYNKFLDMPYEKFSSLNEALTEYFLRNSSISSVENKKRKILKFVLGNIKRIKSIQNKIDKDITKNLNYEIYKQKADILLANLYKIKSNTQEITLLNYYTNENITIKLDNSLSPSKNVEKFYQKYAKGKRTIEILNKRKEELKKELEYFIEQQHYVEIENDILGLEEIEKELGIIKKDKIRSTKQSKRELYSVEYKDAIIYVGRNSFENDKLTFEIAKYNDLWLHIKDVPGPHVIIKATNITDDIIEYAAKLAVKNSKNKTYGLVDYCLKKYVKKIHGAKKGQVIYTNYKTIMVE, encoded by the coding sequence ATGATATATTTAGATACAGTTGGAATAAAATTTTTGGCTAATGAATTGAATGAGAATTTGAAGGGAAATAGGATAAATAAGATAAATGCATATGACAAAAATTCTTTTTCTATTTTTTGTGGCAAAAAAAACATATATTTTGATAATAGCTTAACAGCTATAGTTTTTTTGAGTAGTAATAAATTAAGAAATACAGAATATACAAGTTCTTTTATACTTAAATTAAAAAAATATTTAATTGGGGGATATATAAGGGAAGTATATGCAAAAAAAGATGATAGAATAATTTGTTTTAAGCTTGAAAAAATGGATATAGTTGGAAAGTTAGAAAAATATGAATTAATTTATGAATTATTAGGTAAAGAAGTAAATGTTTTATTGGTAGATAAAAATAGAATGATTTTGGCAAATATGTATGTACATTTGAAAACAAAAAGAAAAAATATAGCAAATTCTAATTATATTTTTCCAGAGCCTGTAAATAAATATGGGAAATATATGGCAAAATTACCCAATGAACAACTAGAAAAGTTTGAAAAAACTTATGAAGCCTTAATATTTTCAAATGGACTTTTGACATATAATAAATTTTTAGATATGCCTTATGAAAAATTTTCTAGTTTAAATGAAGCTTTAACTGAATATTTTTTAAGAAATAGTAGTATAAGTAGTGTAGAGAATAAGAAAAGAAAAATATTGAAATTTGTTTTGGGGAATATAAAGAGAATAAAGAGTATACAAAATAAGATAGATAAAGATATAACTAAAAATTTAAATTATGAAATATATAAGCAAAAGGCTGATATTCTTTTAGCCAATTTATATAAAATAAAGTCAAATACTCAAGAAATTACTTTGTTGAATTATTATACAAATGAGAATATAACAATTAAATTAGATAATAGTTTGAGCCCTTCAAAAAATGTAGAAAAATTTTATCAAAAATATGCAAAAGGTAAAAGAACGATTGAAATATTAAATAAAAGAAAAGAAGAGCTAAAAAAAGAGTTAGAATATTTTATTGAACAACAACATTATGTTGAAATAGAAAATGATATTTTAGGTTTGGAAGAAATAGAAAAAGAACTAGGTATAATAAAGAAAGATAAAATAAGAAGTACAAAACAAAGTAAAAGAGAGCTATATTCTGTGGAATATAAGGATGCAATAATTTATGTTGGTAGAAATAGTTTTGAAAATGATAAACTAACATTTGAAATTGCTAAATATAATGATCTCTGGTTACATATTAAAGATGTACCAGGACCGCATGTTATAATAAAAGCTACTAATATTACAGACGATATTATAGAATATGCAGCAAAATTAGCAGTTAAAAATTCAAAGAATAAGACTTATGGTCTTGTTGACTATTGCCTAAAAAAATATGTAAAAAAAATACATGGAGCAAAAAAAGGGCAAGTTATTTATACAAATTATAAGACTATAATGGTGGAGTAA
- a CDS encoding TrkH family potassium uptake protein — protein sequence MKKIKLSPYILILLSFAIMMFLGALLLCLPLAQISGKSGNFLENLFTATSALCVTGLVVNDISITYTIFGKIVILILIQLGGLGVLTVSSMVILSISRKMGYYTKKIVSEDINYNILTEIPRYLKNVSIVVFGIEFVGAVLLFFEFSKKLPFIQAVGYSIFHSVSAFCNAGFALFSNNMENYTGNILINFVITSLIILGGLGFAAILDVYNVIKKTRRKLSTSTYLAIAMTIFLICFGAIMTFILEYSNKGTIGNLSLHDKLLSSYFQSVTLRTAGFQTVDLATLTTPTIIIYLFLMFIGASPGSTGGGLKTTTLGILLLGVMNAITGREDIEYRRRRLSWQTFNKACAILMLSLFYLFVMIIIMSIFDSSKGFLPLLFELISAFGTVGLSMGVTAKLSIISKLIIILTMYIGRVGPLTIMYALSKKKYREGKYKYPEETILIG from the coding sequence ATGAAAAAAATTAAATTAAGCCCATATATTTTAATACTATTATCATTTGCAATAATGATGTTTTTAGGAGCATTGTTACTTTGCTTACCTTTGGCACAAATTAGTGGTAAGAGTGGTAATTTTTTAGAAAATTTATTTACTGCTACTTCTGCACTTTGTGTTACTGGTTTGGTTGTTAATGATATAAGTATAACATATACTATTTTTGGTAAAATAGTGATACTTATTTTGATTCAATTAGGGGGCTTGGGAGTCTTGACAGTATCATCAATGGTAATACTGAGCATTTCAAGAAAAATGGGTTATTATACGAAAAAGATAGTAAGTGAAGATATAAATTATAATATATTAACAGAAATACCAAGATATTTAAAAAATGTATCTATAGTGGTTTTTGGGATAGAATTTGTTGGAGCAGTATTGCTATTTTTTGAATTTTCAAAAAAATTACCTTTTATACAAGCAGTGGGATATTCAATTTTTCATTCAGTATCAGCTTTTTGTAATGCTGGTTTTGCACTATTTTCTAATAATATGGAAAATTATACTGGGAATATTCTAATTAATTTTGTAATTACCTCATTAATAATTTTAGGTGGTTTAGGTTTTGCAGCAATACTTGATGTATATAATGTTATTAAAAAAACAAGAAGAAAATTATCAACAAGTACATATCTTGCAATAGCAATGACAATATTTTTAATTTGCTTCGGTGCTATTATGACCTTTATATTAGAATATTCAAATAAAGGAACAATAGGTAATCTTAGTTTGCATGACAAATTATTAAGTTCATATTTCCAAAGTGTAACTTTGAGAACAGCAGGGTTTCAAACTGTAGATTTAGCTACTTTGACAACACCAACAATAATTATTTACCTATTTTTAATGTTTATAGGTGCATCACCAGGTTCAACAGGTGGGGGTCTTAAAACAACAACTTTAGGTATTTTGCTCTTAGGGGTTATGAATGCTATAACAGGTAGGGAAGATATAGAGTATAGAAGAAGAAGATTATCTTGGCAAACTTTTAATAAGGCTTGTGCTATATTAATGCTTTCATTATTCTATCTTTTTGTAATGATAATAATTATGAGTATATTTGATAGTTCAAAAGGATTTTTACCTTTACTATTTGAATTAATATCTGCCTTTGGAACAGTAGGGCTTAGTATGGGCGTAACAGCTAAATTATCAATAATTAGTAAATTAATAATAATATTGACTATGTACATAGGTAGGGTAGGACCTTTAACAATAATGTATGCCTTATCAAAAAAGAAATATAGAGAAGGGAAATATAAATATCCAGAAGAAACAATATTAATAGGTTAG
- a CDS encoding potassium channel family protein — MKNYLVIGLGKFGRAIAKTLYENGNVVLALDSNEELVQKILDEGIVEDAITLNATDENALKNIVKDSFDGAFVCIGNNIQDSILVTLMLKELNMKNIICKAETKIQGKVLEKLGADRVVYPEELIGEKIAYSIMRPSVIEYFKFSDEYSIVEIKVPKNFVGKTLVELNLRHRFSANVIAIKNADEMKTPSPEYVFKESDTVLVLGKLNDMGELVK, encoded by the coding sequence ATGAAAAATTATTTGGTCATTGGTTTAGGTAAATTTGGAAGAGCTATAGCTAAAACTTTATATGAAAATGGTAATGTTGTATTAGCATTAGATTCTAATGAAGAATTAGTACAAAAAATATTAGATGAGGGTATAGTAGAAGATGCTATAACTCTTAATGCAACTGATGAAAATGCATTGAAAAATATAGTAAAAGATAGTTTTGATGGAGCTTTTGTTTGTATAGGGAATAATATACAAGATAGTATTTTGGTAACTTTGATGTTAAAAGAATTAAATATGAAAAATATTATTTGTAAGGCTGAAACAAAAATCCAAGGAAAGGTTTTGGAAAAATTAGGTGCTGATAGGGTAGTTTATCCAGAAGAGCTAATAGGTGAAAAAATTGCATATTCAATTATGAGACCATCAGTAATAGAATATTTTAAATTTTCTGATGAATATTCTATTGTAGAAATAAAAGTTCCTAAGAACTTTGTTGGAAAAACATTGGTTGAATTGAATTTAAGACATAGATTTTCAGCTAATGTTATAGCTATAAAGAATGCAGATGAAATGAAAACACCTAGTCCAGAATATGTATTCAAAGAAAGTGATACTGTTCTAGTTCTAGGGAAATTAAATGATATGGGAGAATTAGTAAAATGA
- the mnmG gene encoding tRNA uridine-5-carboxymethylaminomethyl(34) synthesis enzyme MnmG, producing MKEYDVIVVGAGHAGIEAALACARLGQKTAMFTIRLDNIGEMSCNPSIGGPAKSHLVKEIDALGGEMAKNMDKSFIQMRILNTKKGPAVRSLRAQTDRKVYANNMKKTVEKQENLDIIQDIVTKILTENKVIKGIETKNGLIFKTKKLILSTGTFLNGLLYVGDKILEGGRMGELSAKDLTKSLIELGLEVRRFKTGTSPRIDGRTINFDILEEQPGEKGKALKFSFSSKDEDILERKQLSCYITRTSEKTHEVILNNLDKAPMYNGTIHSTGPRYCPSIEDKVVRFSDKDSHHLFLEPEGFDTTEVYISGLSTSFPASYQQDMVNSIKGMENAKIMRYGYAVEYDFVSAQELDYTLETRKVKGLYLAGQINGTSGYEEAAAQGLMAGINASLALMNREPLILYRNSSYIATMIDDLINKRIEEPYRMFTARSEYRLILREDNADLRLSKYGYEVGLVDEKTYAKVLEKEKIVKEVIEFLDKTNVGISNITFAKLLEKYEESSKSGVTLKEFLRRPKVSYQDIKDIVKEMNVDYNLDFRDDIEYQIEVTVKYEGYIKKAAQMIEKAKKFDEWKIPKDFNYDAMKGITGEAKQKLKEKKPYNLGQAANILGVTPADIAVLIMYLDGRLKC from the coding sequence ATGAAAGAATATGATGTAATTGTTGTTGGTGCAGGACATGCTGGTATAGAAGCAGCTCTTGCTTGTGCAAGATTAGGTCAAAAAACAGCAATGTTTACAATAAGATTAGATAATATTGGAGAAATGTCTTGTAATCCATCTATAGGGGGACCTGCTAAAAGTCATTTGGTAAAAGAAATAGATGCTCTTGGTGGAGAAATGGCTAAGAATATGGATAAAAGTTTTATTCAAATGAGAATATTAAATACTAAAAAAGGACCAGCAGTTAGATCACTTAGAGCACAAACAGATAGAAAAGTTTATGCTAATAATATGAAAAAAACGGTAGAAAAGCAAGAAAATTTGGATATAATTCAGGATATAGTTACAAAAATTCTAACTGAAAATAAAGTGATAAAGGGTATAGAAACTAAAAATGGTTTAATATTTAAGACAAAGAAATTAATTTTATCAACAGGGACCTTTTTAAATGGTTTGCTATATGTTGGAGATAAAATTTTAGAAGGTGGAAGAATGGGTGAACTTAGTGCTAAAGATTTAACTAAGTCATTAATAGAATTAGGTCTTGAAGTTAGAAGATTTAAAACTGGAACTTCACCTCGTATTGATGGTAGAACAATAAACTTTGATATTCTTGAAGAACAACCTGGAGAAAAAGGAAAGGCACTAAAATTCTCTTTTTCATCAAAAGATGAAGATATTTTAGAAAGAAAACAATTATCTTGCTATATTACAAGAACAAGTGAAAAAACACATGAGGTAATATTAAATAATCTTGATAAAGCACCTATGTATAATGGAACTATACATAGTACAGGACCTAGATATTGCCCATCAATAGAAGATAAAGTTGTTAGATTCAGTGACAAGGACTCACATCACCTATTTTTAGAACCAGAAGGTTTTGATACAACAGAAGTATATATCAGTGGTTTATCAACAAGTTTTCCAGCAAGTTACCAACAAGATATGGTTAATTCTATAAAAGGAATGGAAAACGCTAAAATAATGAGATATGGTTATGCAGTAGAATATGACTTTGTATCAGCCCAAGAATTAGACTATACCTTAGAAACAAGAAAGGTTAAGGGTCTATATTTAGCAGGGCAAATAAATGGTACCAGTGGATATGAAGAAGCTGCAGCCCAAGGTTTAATGGCTGGAATTAATGCAAGTTTAGCTTTAATGAATAGAGAACCTTTGATACTTTATCGTAATAGTTCATATATTGCAACTATGATAGATGATTTGATTAATAAAAGAATAGAAGAACCTTATAGAATGTTTACAGCTAGATCAGAGTATAGATTGATACTAAGAGAAGATAATGCAGATTTAAGACTTTCAAAATATGGATATGAAGTAGGTTTAGTGGATGAAAAAACTTATGCAAAAGTATTAGAAAAGGAAAAAATTGTAAAAGAAGTAATAGAATTTTTAGATAAAACAAATGTAGGTATAAGTAATATAACCTTTGCTAAATTACTGGAAAAATATGAAGAAAGTTCTAAAAGTGGTGTAACATTAAAAGAATTTTTAAGAAGACCTAAGGTTAGCTATCAAGATATAAAGGATATAGTAAAAGAAATGAATGTAGACTATAACCTAGATTTTCGTGATGATATAGAATATCAAATTGAAGTTACTGTAAAATATGAAGGATATATAAAAAAAGCAGCTCAAATGATAGAAAAGGCTAAAAAATTTGATGAATGGAAAATACCAAAAGATTTCAATTATGATGCAATGAAGGGAATAACAGGAGAAGCCAAGCAAAAATTAAAAGAAAAGAAACCATATAATTTGGGACAAGCAGCTAATATTTTAGGTGTAACACCAGCAGATATAGCAGTATTGATAATGTATTTAGATGGTAGGTTAAAATGTTAA
- the rsmG gene encoding 16S rRNA (guanine(527)-N(7))-methyltransferase RsmG, whose amino-acid sequence MLNEKLEKYLELLIEKNKVMNLTAIREREEIIDKHFYDSMLLNDLLKEDDKKIIDIGTGAGFPGLVLAILNEDKKFLLVDSVKKKIDFINEVIESLELKNVETSSERAEELIKNMREKFDVGLCRGVANLAVILEYEIPFLKVNGRFLAQKQNICEVEQARNALSILKSEIKAIHKFNLPLSKDERVVIEIQKKGKTDKKYPRKVGIPKKKPL is encoded by the coding sequence ATGTTAAATGAGAAATTAGAAAAATATCTTGAACTATTAATTGAAAAAAATAAAGTAATGAATCTGACAGCTATTAGAGAAAGAGAAGAAATTATAGACAAACATTTTTATGATTCTATGCTTTTAAATGATTTACTTAAAGAAGATGATAAAAAAATAATTGACATAGGAACTGGGGCAGGCTTTCCAGGCTTAGTACTAGCAATATTAAATGAAGATAAAAAATTTCTATTAGTAGACTCAGTTAAAAAAAAGATAGATTTTATTAACGAAGTTATAGAAAGTTTAGAATTGAAAAATGTTGAAACTTCTAGTGAAAGAGCAGAAGAATTAATAAAAAATATGAGAGAAAAATTTGATGTTGGTTTATGTAGAGGAGTAGCAAATTTAGCTGTTATATTAGAATATGAAATTCCTTTTTTAAAAGTTAATGGAAGATTTTTAGCACAAAAACAAAATATATGCGAAGTAGAACAAGCAAGAAATGCACTTAGTATTTTAAAATCAGAAATAAAGGCTATACATAAATTTAATTTACCACTTTCAAAGGATGAAAGAGTTGTAATAGAAATACAAAAAAAGGGTAAAACAGATAAAAAATATCCTAGAAAAGTAGGAATACCAAAGAAAAAACCATTATGA
- a CDS encoding oligopeptide ABC transporter substrate-binding protein — MKVSKIIMSIMCISAFFSCQPGQKKSAKAEKVNLLFPQTWESKEKAIKGGTYKVAVVSQSPFMGLFNEILANSVVDTAFLDPISAPLFTTGKDFIADDRGLAKIDIDVDNKIVTVTLRNNLKWEDGQPMTIDDYIFTYECIGNPDYTGVRYDSGLEQIKGMKEFHEGKAKTISGLEKVNDNVVKIHFYELSPTIRTLGGGIFTSIIPKHYLADVPVKDLEKSDKVRLHPIGAGPWKIKQIIPGESVEYVPNENYYKPNNIPKVDKMIMKILPDNSLLSSMKNGEFDYYKQAGTALYSEYKDLNNLVVLGRPQLSYSYLGFNLGHWDAKKGENVTDPNKKMADINLRKAMGYAVNLEEIATSFFNGLQTRATGVIPPAFETLYTPKERFKYSPEKANELLDKAGYKDVDGDGIREDKNGKPLEIFLAFPASGDIAEPLSQKYIQDWRKVGLKVSLTGGRLIEGNSFFDLLDSNSDSYDIWLAGWSVGTSMDINGLYARNAKFNMSRITSKRNDELMAKVNSTQSLKDPEYKAKALREWEDNYMENELGFLPLLFRYELFPVNKRVKFSSIVYDDSNIKDVPLELTSPEPYRQK; from the coding sequence ATGAAGGTATCCAAAATAATTATGAGTATAATGTGTATTTCAGCTTTTTTTTCTTGTCAACCAGGGCAAAAAAAATCTGCTAAAGCTGAAAAGGTAAATTTACTATTTCCACAAACATGGGAATCTAAAGAAAAAGCAATTAAAGGAGGAACATATAAGGTAGCGGTAGTTAGTCAATCACCTTTTATGGGACTTTTTAATGAAATTTTAGCTAATTCAGTAGTAGATACTGCATTTTTAGACCCTATAAGTGCACCTTTATTTACAACAGGTAAGGATTTTATAGCAGATGATAGAGGACTTGCAAAAATAGATATAGATGTAGATAATAAAATAGTTACTGTAACTTTAAGAAATAATTTGAAATGGGAAGATGGTCAACCAATGACTATAGATGACTATATATTTACTTATGAATGTATAGGAAATCCTGATTATACAGGTGTTAGATATGATTCAGGTTTAGAACAAATCAAAGGTATGAAAGAATTTCATGAAGGTAAGGCAAAAACTATAAGTGGATTGGAAAAAGTAAATGACAATGTAGTTAAGATACATTTCTATGAATTAAGTCCAACTATTCGTACTTTAGGTGGAGGTATTTTTACTTCAATAATTCCAAAACATTATTTAGCAGATGTTCCGGTTAAGGATTTAGAAAAATCTGATAAAGTAAGATTACATCCAATTGGAGCAGGGCCTTGGAAGATTAAACAAATAATACCAGGTGAAAGTGTTGAATATGTACCAAACGAAAATTATTATAAACCAAATAATATACCTAAGGTAGACAAAATGATAATGAAGATATTACCAGACAATTCATTATTATCATCAATGAAAAATGGAGAATTTGATTATTATAAACAAGCAGGTACAGCACTTTATAGTGAATATAAAGATTTGAATAATTTGGTTGTTTTAGGAAGACCTCAATTATCATATTCATATTTAGGATTCAATTTAGGACATTGGGATGCTAAAAAAGGAGAAAATGTAACAGATCCTAATAAGAAAATGGCAGATATTAATTTAAGAAAAGCAATGGGTTATGCAGTTAATTTAGAAGAAATTGCAACAAGCTTTTTCAATGGATTACAAACTAGAGCTACAGGTGTAATACCACCAGCTTTTGAAACTCTATATACACCTAAGGAAAGATTTAAATATAGTCCTGAAAAAGCTAATGAATTATTGGATAAAGCAGGATATAAAGATGTAGATGGAGATGGAATAAGAGAAGATAAAAATGGAAAACCACTTGAAATATTCTTAGCTTTCCCTGCAAGTGGTGATATTGCAGAACCATTATCACAAAAATATATACAAGATTGGAGAAAAGTAGGTTTAAAGGTTTCACTTACAGGTGGAAGATTAATTGAAGGTAATTCATTCTTTGATTTACTTGATAGTAATTCAGATAGTTATGATATTTGGTTAGCAGGTTGGTCAGTTGGAACTTCAATGGATATTAATGGATTATACGCAAGAAATGCAAAATTCAATATGTCTAGAATAACTTCAAAAAGAAATGATGAATTAATGGCAAAAGTTAATTCAACACAAAGTTTGAAAGATCCTGAATATAAAGCAAAAGCTTTAAGGGAATGGGAAGATAATTATATGGAAAATGAACTAGGATTTTTACCATTATTATTTAGATATGAATTATTCCCAGTTAATAAGAGGGTAAAATTTAGTAGTATTGTCTATGATGATTCAAATATTAAGGATGTACCATTAGAATTAACATCACCAGAACCTTATAGACAAAAATAA
- a CDS encoding ABC transporter substrate-binding protein/permease produces the protein MKKIIAILFMLLSLIACNVEKKQVLRVGMEVGYAPFNWFQETGENGAVKISTGYANGYDVKIAKIIAEKLNMKLEIVPSDWDSLLGPAVNSNKIDLVIAGMSPTEERKKSLDFTKAYYNSDIVIVVKKNGNYTKVKKLEDLSTARLTGQLNTIHYSLLSQIKGLKKLPAMENFPSMIVALNSNKIDGYIAEKPSALSAKFSDPNIDFIEFKQNEGFKYNKEEINVAIGLKKGNKTLLNKVNKALSEISDEKKDSLMEEAIAQQPLSGQKNMNFLQWTKQILQTYWKKYLVGTLITLFLASFGTVVGTLIGMVVALVNTSRGNKVLKFINWLYILIFRGTPMIVQAMILYYGLGQILGINLKPLTAALIIISINTGAYISEILRGGITSIDKGQYEASTSLGFTHKQTMMYIILPQAFRNSLPAIGNEFIVNIKDSSVLFAIGVTELYTISKQVAGTNFRYYEVFLITCLIYFVLTTIFSKLVNYLEKRLDGDTL, from the coding sequence TTGAAAAAAATTATTGCAATATTATTTATGTTATTGAGTTTGATAGCATGTAATGTTGAAAAAAAACAAGTTTTAAGAGTTGGTATGGAAGTAGGTTATGCACCATTTAACTGGTTTCAAGAAACAGGTGAAAATGGAGCAGTTAAAATATCAACTGGATATGCAAATGGTTATGATGTTAAAATAGCCAAAATAATAGCAGAAAAGTTAAATATGAAATTGGAAATAGTTCCAAGTGATTGGGATTCATTATTAGGACCAGCTGTTAATTCAAATAAAATTGATTTGGTAATAGCAGGTATGTCACCAACAGAGGAAAGAAAAAAAAGCTTAGATTTTACGAAGGCTTATTATAATTCTGATATAGTTATTGTAGTGAAAAAAAATGGAAATTATACTAAGGTAAAAAAATTAGAAGACTTATCTACTGCAAGATTAACAGGTCAATTAAACACTATACACTATAGTCTATTAAGTCAAATAAAAGGCTTAAAAAAATTACCGGCTATGGAAAATTTTCCTAGTATGATAGTTGCACTTAATTCAAATAAAATAGATGGCTATATAGCTGAAAAGCCAAGTGCCTTATCTGCAAAATTTTCAGATCCTAATATAGATTTTATAGAATTTAAACAAAATGAAGGTTTTAAATATAACAAGGAAGAAATAAATGTTGCTATAGGTTTGAAAAAAGGCAATAAGACCCTATTAAATAAGGTGAATAAAGCTTTGAGTGAAATAAGTGATGAAAAAAAAGATAGTTTAATGGAAGAAGCGATAGCACAACAACCATTAAGTGGACAAAAAAATATGAATTTTTTACAATGGACAAAACAAATATTACAAACATATTGGAAAAAATATTTAGTTGGTACTCTTATAACTCTTTTTCTAGCAAGTTTTGGTACAGTAGTTGGAACCTTAATAGGAATGGTAGTAGCCTTAGTTAATACAAGCAGGGGCAATAAAGTATTAAAATTTATAAATTGGTTATACATTTTAATTTTTAGGGGTACACCAATGATAGTTCAAGCAATGATACTTTATTATGGACTTGGACAAATTTTAGGCATAAATCTAAAACCATTAACAGCAGCCTTGATTATAATATCTATTAATACAGGTGCATATATTTCTGAAATACTAAGAGGAGGAATTACTTCAATAGATAAGGGACAATATGAAGCTAGTACATCTTTAGGTTTTACACATAAGCAAACTATGATGTATATAATATTACCTCAGGCATTTAGAAATTCTTTACCTGCAATAGGGAATGAATTTATTGTGAATATTAAAGATTCATCTGTATTATTTGCAATAGGAGTTACAGAATTATATACAATATCTAAACAAGTGGCAGGAACTAATTTTAGATATTATGAAGTATTTTTAATAACTTGTTTAATATATTTTGTATTGACTACAATATTTAGTAAATTAGTAAATTATTTAGAAAAAAGATTGGATGGAGATACTTTATGA